From the genome of Clostridium sp. BNL1100, one region includes:
- a CDS encoding restriction endonuclease, whose product MLLFYLILLISFKVFLITKDCLYKRKINELLKVINSKEDLLYLNFRDYMSIIVEVLKRNGYKIKSTGDCGIDGSGLILNNIQFAEIWKHGLNQIIDVELAMNLAKCMQKNSVYRGMIITLGDFKPCTKAFCHKNVIECINGDQLLNMCKAVQKTKVILQPAK is encoded by the coding sequence ATGCTGTTATTTTATTTGATTTTACTTATCTCATTTAAAGTATTTCTTATTACAAAAGATTGTCTATATAAAAGGAAGATAAACGAACTTTTAAAAGTTATCAACTCTAAAGAGGATTTATTATATTTAAATTTTCGTGATTATATGTCCATTATAGTTGAAGTTTTAAAAAGGAACGGTTACAAGATTAAGTCGACGGGTGATTGCGGGATTGATGGAAGTGGCCTTATACTGAATAATATACAATTTGCCGAGATATGGAAGCATGGACTGAATCAGATTATAGATGTCGAACTTGCTATGAATTTGGCTAAATGCATGCAGAAGAACTCTGTATATAGAGGAATGATTATAACTTTAGGTGATTTTAAGCCATGCACAAAAGCTTTTTGCCATAAAAATGTAATTGAATGTATAAACGGTGACCAGCTACTAAATATGTGTAAAGCTGTTCAGAAAACAAAAGTTATTTTGCAGCCTGCAAAATAA